Proteins from a genomic interval of Mustela lutreola isolate mMusLut2 chromosome 4, mMusLut2.pri, whole genome shotgun sequence:
- the GARIN1B gene encoding Golgi-associated RAB2 interactor protein 1B isoform X4: MLSSVPQRKTWWKSKKTVKVTRSFPTFPSLNAWEEVRGLLSVDGEPNPGVGLGVEEGLLCQMLRSPEFNLFPDSVVFESNFVQVRKGRNWIDIYKPSNTMALGVTSSVPCLPLPNILLMASVKWHQGQSQTWNRPSTAPNIKLKRILPLKFVEFQVCDRLQRILRLRTVTEKIYYLRLHQDHPETVFHFWIRLVQILHTGLSITTKDPRILFTHCLVPRINCSPSGDSHSVQKKPQVSQPSESLMQLMAKGESEALSQIFADLHQHDEFSSRSSKKTQTKKDSSERETHREDGIPCIRDLSWRNSLTYGEWERENPSGPQPLSLLSTLAASTGLQLAPLI, from the exons ATGTTGTCATCAGTTCCACAGAGAAAGACTTGgtggaaatcaaagaagacagtAAAAGTCACAAGATCTTTTCCAACATTCCCTTCCCTGAATGCCTGGGAAGAAGTCAGGGGCCTCTTGTCCGTGGATGGGGAGCCAAACCCTGGAGTAGGCCTAGGTGTGGAGGAGGGACTTCTCTGCCAGATGCTTCGTTCTCCAGAATTCAACCTGTTTCCTGACTCAGTGGTGTTTGAAAGCAACTTTGTCCAG GTCAGAAAGGGCAGGAACTGGATAGACATCTACAAACCCTCCAACACCATGGCCCTTGGGGTAACCTCCTCCGTGCCCTGCCTGCCCCTTCCCAATATCCTCCTCATGGCTAGTGTCAAATGGCACCAGGGACAGAGCCAGACATGGAACAGACCATCTACGGCCCCAAACATCAAGCTGAAGAG GATCCTCCCACTGAAGTTCGTGGAGTTCCAGGTCTGTGACCGGCTTCAACGCATCTTGCGATTGAGGACAGTCACCGAGAAGATCTACTACCTGAGGCTCCACCAGGACCATCCTGAGACTGTCTTCCACTTCTGGATCCGGCTGGTGCAAATTCTGCATACGGGGCTGTCCATCACCACCAAGGACCCAAGGATCCTTTTCACTCACTGTCTGGTACCCAGGATCAACTGCAGCCCCTCGGGAGACTCTCAC TCAGTACAGAAGAAACCCCAAGTCTCCCAGCCCAGCGAGAGCCTCATGCAGCTGATGGCCAAGGGGGAGAGTGAGGCACTCTCTCAGATTTTTGCTGACTTGCACCAGCACGATGAGTTCAG TTCCAGGAGCAGCAAAAAGACACAGACCAAAAAGGACAGCTCAG AGAGAGAGACTCACAGAGAGGATGGCATCCCTTGCATCCGTGACCTCAGCTGGAGAAATTCGCTCACTTAtggagagtgggaaagagagaacccCTCTGGGCCGCAGCCCCTTTCACTCCTCAGCACCCTGGCAGCCTCCACGGGGCTACAGCTGGCCCCGCTCATATA G
- the GARIN1B gene encoding Golgi-associated RAB2 interactor protein 1B isoform X1: MLSSVPQRKTWWKSKKTVKVTRSFPTFPSLNAWEEVRGLLSVDGEPNPGVGLGVEEGLLCQMLRSPEFNLFPDSVVFESNFVQVRKGRNWIDIYKPSNTMALGVTSSVPCLPLPNILLMASVKWHQGQSQTWNRPSTAPNIKLKRILPLKFVEFQVCDRLQRILRLRTVTEKIYYLRLHQDHPETVFHFWIRLVQILHTGLSITTKDPRILFTHCLVPRINCSPSGDSHSVQKKPQVSQPSESLMQLMAKGESEALSQIFADLHQHDEFSSRSSKKTQTKKDSSGLSLISSTNIHSSHASELSAVASPGLGTQRELEKYPRATPLINYSSQLVQEVARISCYI; encoded by the exons ATGTTGTCATCAGTTCCACAGAGAAAGACTTGgtggaaatcaaagaagacagtAAAAGTCACAAGATCTTTTCCAACATTCCCTTCCCTGAATGCCTGGGAAGAAGTCAGGGGCCTCTTGTCCGTGGATGGGGAGCCAAACCCTGGAGTAGGCCTAGGTGTGGAGGAGGGACTTCTCTGCCAGATGCTTCGTTCTCCAGAATTCAACCTGTTTCCTGACTCAGTGGTGTTTGAAAGCAACTTTGTCCAG GTCAGAAAGGGCAGGAACTGGATAGACATCTACAAACCCTCCAACACCATGGCCCTTGGGGTAACCTCCTCCGTGCCCTGCCTGCCCCTTCCCAATATCCTCCTCATGGCTAGTGTCAAATGGCACCAGGGACAGAGCCAGACATGGAACAGACCATCTACGGCCCCAAACATCAAGCTGAAGAG GATCCTCCCACTGAAGTTCGTGGAGTTCCAGGTCTGTGACCGGCTTCAACGCATCTTGCGATTGAGGACAGTCACCGAGAAGATCTACTACCTGAGGCTCCACCAGGACCATCCTGAGACTGTCTTCCACTTCTGGATCCGGCTGGTGCAAATTCTGCATACGGGGCTGTCCATCACCACCAAGGACCCAAGGATCCTTTTCACTCACTGTCTGGTACCCAGGATCAACTGCAGCCCCTCGGGAGACTCTCAC TCAGTACAGAAGAAACCCCAAGTCTCCCAGCCCAGCGAGAGCCTCATGCAGCTGATGGCCAAGGGGGAGAGTGAGGCACTCTCTCAGATTTTTGCTGACTTGCACCAGCACGATGAGTTCAG TTCCAGGAGCAGCAAAAAGACACAGACCAAAAAGGACAGCTCAG GCTTAAGCCTCATTTCTTCAaccaatattcattcttctcatgCCTCTGAGTTATCTGCAGTGGCAAGCCCAGGATTAGGAACGCAAAGGGAGCTCGAGAAATATCCACGCGCCACACCACTAATAAATTATTCTTCCCAACTGGTTCAGGAGGTGGCCAGAATATCGTGTTATATTTAG
- the GARIN1B gene encoding Golgi-associated RAB2 interactor protein 1B isoform X3 — translation MLSSVPQRKTWWKSKKTVKVTRSFPTFPSLNAWEEVRGLLSVDGEPNPGVGLGVEEGLLCQMLRSPEFNLFPDSVVFESNFVQVRKGRNWIDIYKPSNTMALGVTSSVPCLPLPNILLMASVKWHQGQSQTWNRPSTAPNIKLKRILPLKFVEFQVCDRLQRILRLRTVTEKIYYLRLHQDHPETVFHFWIRLVQILHTGLSITTKDPRILFTHCLVPRINCSPSGDSHSVQKKPQVSQPSESLMQLMAKGESEALSQIFADLHQHDEFSSRSSKKTQTKKDSSERETHREDGIPCIRDLSWRNSLTYGEWERENPSGPQPLSLLSTLAASTGLQLAPLI, via the exons ATGTTGTCATCAGTTCCACAGAGAAAGACTTGgtggaaatcaaagaagacagtAAAAGTCACAAGATCTTTTCCAACATTCCCTTCCCTGAATGCCTGGGAAGAAGTCAGGGGCCTCTTGTCCGTGGATGGGGAGCCAAACCCTGGAGTAGGCCTAGGTGTGGAGGAGGGACTTCTCTGCCAGATGCTTCGTTCTCCAGAATTCAACCTGTTTCCTGACTCAGTGGTGTTTGAAAGCAACTTTGTCCAG GTCAGAAAGGGCAGGAACTGGATAGACATCTACAAACCCTCCAACACCATGGCCCTTGGGGTAACCTCCTCCGTGCCCTGCCTGCCCCTTCCCAATATCCTCCTCATGGCTAGTGTCAAATGGCACCAGGGACAGAGCCAGACATGGAACAGACCATCTACGGCCCCAAACATCAAGCTGAAGAG GATCCTCCCACTGAAGTTCGTGGAGTTCCAGGTCTGTGACCGGCTTCAACGCATCTTGCGATTGAGGACAGTCACCGAGAAGATCTACTACCTGAGGCTCCACCAGGACCATCCTGAGACTGTCTTCCACTTCTGGATCCGGCTGGTGCAAATTCTGCATACGGGGCTGTCCATCACCACCAAGGACCCAAGGATCCTTTTCACTCACTGTCTGGTACCCAGGATCAACTGCAGCCCCTCGGGAGACTCTCAC TCAGTACAGAAGAAACCCCAAGTCTCCCAGCCCAGCGAGAGCCTCATGCAGCTGATGGCCAAGGGGGAGAGTGAGGCACTCTCTCAGATTTTTGCTGACTTGCACCAGCACGATGAGTTCAG TTCCAGGAGCAGCAAAAAGACACAGACCAAAAAGGACAGCTCAG AGAGAGAGACTCACAGAGAGGATGGCATCCCTTGCATCCGTGACCTCAGCTGGAGAAATTCGCTCACTTAtggagagtgggaaagagagaacccCTCTGGGCCGCAGCCCCTTTCACTCCTCAGCACCCTGGCAGCCTCCACGGGGCTACAGCTGGCCCCGCTCATATAG
- the GARIN1B gene encoding Golgi-associated RAB2 interactor protein 1B isoform X5 — translation MLSSVPQRKTWWKSKKTVKVTRSFPTFPSLNAWEEVRGLLSVDGEPNPGVGLGVEEGLLCQMLRSPEFNLFPDSVVFESNFVQVRKGRNWIDIYKPSNTMALGVTSSVPCLPLPNILLMASVKWHQGQSQTWNRPSTAPNIKLKRILPLKFVEFQVCDRLQRILRLRTVTEKIYYLRLHQDHPETVFHFWIRLVQILHTGLSITTKDPRILFTHCLVPRINCSPSGDSHSVQKKPQVSQPSESLMQLMAKGESEALSQIFADLHQHDEFRSSKKTQTKKDSSERETHREDGIPCIRDLSWRNSLTYGEWERENPSGPQPLSLLSTLAASTGLQLAPLI, via the exons ATGTTGTCATCAGTTCCACAGAGAAAGACTTGgtggaaatcaaagaagacagtAAAAGTCACAAGATCTTTTCCAACATTCCCTTCCCTGAATGCCTGGGAAGAAGTCAGGGGCCTCTTGTCCGTGGATGGGGAGCCAAACCCTGGAGTAGGCCTAGGTGTGGAGGAGGGACTTCTCTGCCAGATGCTTCGTTCTCCAGAATTCAACCTGTTTCCTGACTCAGTGGTGTTTGAAAGCAACTTTGTCCAG GTCAGAAAGGGCAGGAACTGGATAGACATCTACAAACCCTCCAACACCATGGCCCTTGGGGTAACCTCCTCCGTGCCCTGCCTGCCCCTTCCCAATATCCTCCTCATGGCTAGTGTCAAATGGCACCAGGGACAGAGCCAGACATGGAACAGACCATCTACGGCCCCAAACATCAAGCTGAAGAG GATCCTCCCACTGAAGTTCGTGGAGTTCCAGGTCTGTGACCGGCTTCAACGCATCTTGCGATTGAGGACAGTCACCGAGAAGATCTACTACCTGAGGCTCCACCAGGACCATCCTGAGACTGTCTTCCACTTCTGGATCCGGCTGGTGCAAATTCTGCATACGGGGCTGTCCATCACCACCAAGGACCCAAGGATCCTTTTCACTCACTGTCTGGTACCCAGGATCAACTGCAGCCCCTCGGGAGACTCTCAC TCAGTACAGAAGAAACCCCAAGTCTCCCAGCCCAGCGAGAGCCTCATGCAGCTGATGGCCAAGGGGGAGAGTGAGGCACTCTCTCAGATTTTTGCTGACTTGCACCAGCACGATGAGTTCAG GAGCAGCAAAAAGACACAGACCAAAAAGGACAGCTCAG AGAGAGAGACTCACAGAGAGGATGGCATCCCTTGCATCCGTGACCTCAGCTGGAGAAATTCGCTCACTTAtggagagtgggaaagagagaacccCTCTGGGCCGCAGCCCCTTTCACTCCTCAGCACCCTGGCAGCCTCCACGGGGCTACAGCTGGCCCCGCTCATATAG
- the GARIN1B gene encoding Golgi-associated RAB2 interactor protein 1B isoform X2 yields MLSSVPQRKTWWKSKKTVKVTRSFPTFPSLNAWEEVRGLLSVDGEPNPGVGLGVEEGLLCQMLRSPEFNLFPDSVVFESNFVQVRKGRNWIDIYKPSNTMALGVTSSVPCLPLPNILLMASVKWHQGQSQTWNRPSTAPNIKLKRILPLKFVEFQVCDRLQRILRLRTVTEKIYYLRLHQDHPETVFHFWIRLVQILHTGLSITTKDPRILFTHCLVPRINCSPSGDSHSVQKKPQVSQPSESLMQLMAKGESEALSQIFADLHQHDEFRSSKKTQTKKDSSGLSLISSTNIHSSHASELSAVASPGLGTQRELEKYPRATPLINYSSQLVQEVARISCYI; encoded by the exons ATGTTGTCATCAGTTCCACAGAGAAAGACTTGgtggaaatcaaagaagacagtAAAAGTCACAAGATCTTTTCCAACATTCCCTTCCCTGAATGCCTGGGAAGAAGTCAGGGGCCTCTTGTCCGTGGATGGGGAGCCAAACCCTGGAGTAGGCCTAGGTGTGGAGGAGGGACTTCTCTGCCAGATGCTTCGTTCTCCAGAATTCAACCTGTTTCCTGACTCAGTGGTGTTTGAAAGCAACTTTGTCCAG GTCAGAAAGGGCAGGAACTGGATAGACATCTACAAACCCTCCAACACCATGGCCCTTGGGGTAACCTCCTCCGTGCCCTGCCTGCCCCTTCCCAATATCCTCCTCATGGCTAGTGTCAAATGGCACCAGGGACAGAGCCAGACATGGAACAGACCATCTACGGCCCCAAACATCAAGCTGAAGAG GATCCTCCCACTGAAGTTCGTGGAGTTCCAGGTCTGTGACCGGCTTCAACGCATCTTGCGATTGAGGACAGTCACCGAGAAGATCTACTACCTGAGGCTCCACCAGGACCATCCTGAGACTGTCTTCCACTTCTGGATCCGGCTGGTGCAAATTCTGCATACGGGGCTGTCCATCACCACCAAGGACCCAAGGATCCTTTTCACTCACTGTCTGGTACCCAGGATCAACTGCAGCCCCTCGGGAGACTCTCAC TCAGTACAGAAGAAACCCCAAGTCTCCCAGCCCAGCGAGAGCCTCATGCAGCTGATGGCCAAGGGGGAGAGTGAGGCACTCTCTCAGATTTTTGCTGACTTGCACCAGCACGATGAGTTCAG GAGCAGCAAAAAGACACAGACCAAAAAGGACAGCTCAG GCTTAAGCCTCATTTCTTCAaccaatattcattcttctcatgCCTCTGAGTTATCTGCAGTGGCAAGCCCAGGATTAGGAACGCAAAGGGAGCTCGAGAAATATCCACGCGCCACACCACTAATAAATTATTCTTCCCAACTGGTTCAGGAGGTGGCCAGAATATCGTGTTATATTTAG